In the genome of Natronorubrum sediminis, one region contains:
- a CDS encoding phosphate uptake regulator PhoU: protein METRKVQRLGPSTLAMTLPAEWASEHDVEKGDEVSLRTSGKGTLTVMPESASSEETEAIIHADDLDADAVERAIVAQYVLGRRVIRIDTEDGALESEHINAVYQAETQLMGLGVIEETPESISIRCSVDPEDFTLDNLLERLERTGQTMRGEAIKALAHGNPDLAQRALNRERQANKIFVLLLRLIFTAYQNPNLARAVGLNTGFPLIGYRSIAKNLELTADNAEDIADIVIETEGHTLNVDSSVMRDIRELNELVDEITSIAVEAAVERDYDKSNQVRALFHEISDQEKEILDELSEMSNDDLLRVREVLVSLQQTAQYAMRNAEIAANLALNEESEHTTIN from the coding sequence ATGGAAACGCGGAAAGTCCAGCGTCTGGGACCATCGACGCTCGCCATGACCCTCCCCGCCGAGTGGGCCTCCGAACACGACGTCGAGAAAGGAGACGAGGTCTCCCTTCGCACGAGTGGAAAGGGAACGCTCACCGTCATGCCCGAATCGGCGAGTTCGGAAGAGACCGAGGCGATCATCCACGCTGACGACCTCGACGCCGACGCCGTCGAACGAGCCATCGTCGCACAGTACGTCCTCGGCCGGCGCGTCATTCGAATCGACACCGAAGACGGCGCACTCGAGTCCGAACACATCAACGCGGTCTACCAGGCCGAAACCCAGTTGATGGGCCTCGGCGTCATCGAGGAAACCCCCGAGAGCATCTCGATTCGCTGCTCGGTCGACCCGGAGGACTTCACGCTCGACAACCTCTTAGAGCGCCTCGAGCGAACCGGTCAGACGATGCGTGGCGAGGCGATCAAGGCACTCGCCCACGGCAATCCCGATCTCGCCCAGCGCGCGCTCAATCGCGAGCGCCAGGCGAACAAGATCTTCGTGCTCTTGCTTCGATTGATCTTCACGGCCTACCAGAATCCAAATCTCGCGCGCGCAGTCGGGCTCAACACCGGCTTCCCGCTGATCGGCTACCGATCGATCGCGAAGAACCTCGAGTTGACGGCCGACAACGCCGAGGACATCGCCGATATCGTCATCGAAACCGAGGGCCACACGCTGAACGTCGATAGTTCGGTCATGCGCGACATCCGGGAGCTAAACGAACTGGTCGACGAGATCACGTCGATCGCCGTCGAAGCCGCCGTCGAACGCGACTACGACAAGTCGAATCAGGTCCGAGCGCTATTTCATGAGATTTCCGACCAGGAGAAGGAAATTCTCGACGAACTCTCGGAGATGTCGAACGACGACTTGCTCCGCGTCCGCGAGGTACTCGTCAGCCTTCAGCAAACGGCCCAGTACGCCATGCGAAACGCCGAAATTGCCGCCAACCTCGCGCTCAACGAAGAGTCCGAGCACACGACGATCAACTGA
- a CDS encoding 2Fe-2S iron-sulfur cluster-binding protein: protein MTEYTIEFVGTGETITCSDTETILSRCLEEGIAQEFSCRVGMCLACSAEILEGEVVQPAARGFTEAEAENYALTCMARPQSDLKLERGVYPPSIEGDLESEGNDGAAVADD, encoded by the coding sequence ATGACGGAGTACACGATCGAATTCGTCGGAACGGGTGAGACAATCACCTGTTCGGACACGGAGACGATCCTTAGTCGCTGTCTCGAGGAGGGTATCGCACAGGAGTTCTCCTGTCGCGTCGGCATGTGTCTGGCGTGTTCGGCAGAGATCCTCGAGGGCGAGGTCGTCCAACCTGCCGCGCGCGGCTTTACCGAGGCGGAAGCCGAGAACTACGCGCTCACCTGTATGGCCCGGCCACAGTCGGATCTCAAACTCGAGCGCGGAGTGTACCCGCCGAGCATCGAAGGAGACCTCGAGAGCGAGGGGAACGACGGCGCTGCCGTCGCGGACGACTGA
- a CDS encoding uS10/mL48 family ribosomal protein has product MTFVTRLTLQSGDRAALDGIVDDIKSTAERKGAALKGPHSHPPETISVPQRSRLHADDDRHFSSWEYTVFTRELEIHGHDNLARNIASQNFPDSVHIEAEVEQIHGAGRGN; this is encoded by the coding sequence ATGACCTTTGTCACCCGTCTCACGCTCCAAAGCGGCGATCGAGCCGCACTCGACGGTATCGTCGACGACATCAAATCAACCGCGGAACGCAAAGGGGCCGCGTTGAAAGGCCCACACTCTCATCCTCCCGAAACCATCTCCGTTCCACAGCGCTCTCGCCTTCACGCCGACGACGACCGACACTTTTCGTCGTGGGAGTACACCGTCTTCACCCGCGAACTCGAGATTCACGGTCACGACAATCTCGCGCGCAACATCGCCTCACAGAATTTCCCGGATTCCGTCCACATCGAAGCCGAAGTCGAGCAGATCCACGGTGCGGGACGGGGCAACTAA
- a CDS encoding ATP-NAD kinase family protein yields the protein MESLGVVVNPIAGMGGRVGLKGTDGKLEEARRRGAKPRAPDRAREALEAFARRKPEVEVYTGAGVLGETVARDVGIDPHVVSGATTDVNDASDPDDPGTSAADTRATVEALLERGVDLVLFVGGDGTAVDVATVLEEADRSTPILGVPAGVKIYSSVFAVTPADAGRIAAEFDRVETREVNDIDEAAYREGEVKSELRAVVPVPVAPDVQSSKQLSSGNVDSLAAGFAQEVDPARTYVFGPGGTVGAIESELGIDPSPLGIDIWHDDEVLSRDATEDDILECLESVDGPVTIVVSPIGGQGFLFGRGNQQLSPAVIRRAEEIEVVASGAKLDGIDALHVDTDDRDLDEELRGWQRVRTGRFTTRLVNVV from the coding sequence ATGGAGTCGCTCGGCGTCGTTGTGAATCCGATCGCCGGAATGGGCGGTCGAGTCGGACTGAAGGGAACCGACGGCAAACTCGAGGAAGCGCGCCGGCGCGGTGCCAAACCGAGGGCACCAGATCGAGCGAGGGAGGCCCTCGAGGCGTTCGCCCGCCGGAAGCCCGAGGTCGAGGTCTACACGGGGGCAGGAGTGCTGGGCGAAACGGTCGCTCGAGACGTCGGGATCGATCCGCACGTCGTCTCCGGAGCGACGACGGACGTGAACGACGCATCCGATCCCGACGATCCCGGCACGTCAGCGGCCGATACGAGAGCGACCGTCGAGGCTCTCCTCGAGCGCGGCGTCGACCTCGTTCTGTTCGTCGGCGGTGACGGGACGGCCGTCGACGTTGCGACGGTACTCGAGGAGGCGGATCGTTCGACACCCATACTGGGCGTGCCCGCCGGCGTCAAAATCTACTCGTCGGTGTTCGCGGTCACACCCGCCGACGCCGGCCGAATCGCGGCCGAGTTCGACCGCGTCGAAACCCGGGAAGTCAACGACATCGACGAAGCAGCCTATCGGGAGGGCGAAGTCAAGTCGGAACTCCGGGCCGTCGTTCCCGTCCCCGTCGCGCCCGACGTCCAATCGAGCAAGCAACTCTCGAGTGGGAACGTCGACTCGCTGGCAGCGGGGTTCGCACAGGAGGTCGACCCCGCGAGAACGTACGTCTTCGGCCCCGGTGGCACCGTCGGCGCGATCGAATCGGAACTCGGGATCGATCCCTCTCCGCTCGGCATCGATATCTGGCACGACGACGAGGTGCTCTCTCGTGACGCCACAGAGGACGATATTCTCGAGTGCCTCGAGTCCGTGGACGGCCCGGTCACCATCGTCGTCTCGCCAATCGGCGGGCAGGGGTTTCTCTTCGGTCGGGGGAATCAACAGCTCTCGCCGGCCGTGATCCGGCGTGCCGAGGAGATCGAAGTCGTCGCCTCGGGCGCGAAACTCGACGGAATCGACGCGTTGCACGTCGATACGGACGACCGGGACCTCGACGAGGAACTTCGTGGGTGGCAACGCGTTCGAACGGGGCGATTTACGACGCGTCTCGTGAACGTTGTTTAA
- a CDS encoding MFS transporter, with product MRNLFRRILAQFVVDRRVLTLAFARMADGIGNSFLIIVIPIYVGSELITGTTFGLGESMVIGIILSIFGFLNSSFQPFTGRLSDFVGRRKPFLMVGLAGLAAMNVAYVFAESYLTLLAIRGVQGISVAFIVPASVALVNELATTQDRGGNMGVYNTFRLIGFGAGPVAAGAVVNLGPYTLPGGLAISGFDAAFYIAAITAMVSLLLVTVLISDPDATRANAGADLSIAIRDPSGKNLLDPIFTLGVASLFMATAIALFATIQPQVNERLGQGETWFGLQFAAFVLAQVVLQTPIGRASDRWGRRPFILGGMLLLVPSTLVQGFILSSELMFVARLVQGVAGAMVFAPSLALAGDLAGEGESGSKLSILTMAFGFGIAIGPLSSGALVDYSFEAPFIFGTALAVLGTILVYTQVEETLETAHSVPIGSDD from the coding sequence ATGAGGAATCTCTTCCGTCGGATTCTCGCTCAATTTGTCGTCGACCGACGGGTCCTCACGCTCGCGTTCGCTCGGATGGCCGACGGAATCGGGAACTCGTTTCTGATCATCGTCATTCCAATCTACGTCGGCAGCGAACTCATCACCGGAACGACGTTCGGCCTCGGGGAGTCGATGGTCATCGGCATCATCCTCTCGATCTTTGGATTTTTGAACAGTAGCTTTCAGCCGTTCACCGGTCGACTCTCCGACTTCGTGGGGCGGCGCAAGCCGTTCCTCATGGTCGGACTCGCCGGGTTGGCCGCGATGAACGTCGCGTACGTGTTCGCGGAGTCGTATCTCACATTGCTCGCGATCCGTGGCGTCCAGGGGATCAGCGTCGCGTTCATCGTCCCCGCGTCGGTCGCACTCGTCAACGAACTCGCGACGACACAAGACCGCGGCGGCAACATGGGCGTCTACAACACGTTTCGGCTGATCGGCTTCGGTGCCGGACCGGTAGCCGCCGGTGCGGTCGTCAACCTCGGACCCTACACGCTGCCGGGTGGACTCGCGATCAGCGGCTTCGACGCGGCCTTCTACATCGCCGCGATAACGGCCATGGTCAGTTTGCTCCTCGTGACGGTCCTCATTTCGGATCCCGACGCGACGAGGGCCAACGCCGGCGCGGACCTCTCGATTGCGATTCGCGACCCCTCGGGCAAGAACCTGCTCGATCCGATCTTCACGCTCGGCGTCGCGTCGCTGTTCATGGCGACGGCAATCGCGTTGTTCGCGACGATTCAACCCCAGGTCAACGAGCGCCTCGGACAGGGCGAGACCTGGTTCGGCCTCCAGTTCGCGGCGTTCGTCCTCGCGCAGGTCGTGTTACAGACGCCGATCGGACGCGCCTCCGACCGGTGGGGACGTCGACCGTTCATCCTCGGCGGCATGCTCCTCCTCGTTCCCTCGACGCTCGTCCAGGGGTTCATCCTCTCCTCTGAACTCATGTTCGTCGCGCGCCTCGTACAGGGTGTCGCGGGGGCGATGGTGTTCGCACCGTCGCTCGCACTCGCGGGGGACCTCGCCGGCGAAGGCGAATCCGGCTCGAAGCTCTCGATTCTCACGATGGCGTTCGGCTTCGGGATTGCCATCGGCCCCCTCTCCTCGGGTGCACTCGTCGACTACAGCTTCGAAGCGCCGTTCATCTTCGGCACCGCTCTCGCCGTGCTTGGGACGATTCTCGTCTACACACAGGTCGAAGAGACCCTCGAGACGGCGCACTCGGTGCCTATCGGCAGCGACGATTAG
- a CDS encoding EamA family transporter has product MEVPELNAAVAFGLLTMVSWGIWIVVGNAASESIDPTTAAAISYLVAAILAVGYVFVSGSSLAITPRGGALAGIAGMFAGIGFVSMYIGLSRGSTTVVSTLGAMYFVVAAFIGMAVLGDEITTTRVAGLLLAGVGVVLVAQ; this is encoded by the coding sequence ATGGAAGTCCCAGAGCTAAATGCGGCTGTAGCATTCGGGTTACTGACGATGGTCTCGTGGGGGATCTGGATCGTCGTGGGGAACGCTGCGTCAGAATCCATCGACCCGACGACGGCTGCCGCGATATCGTATCTCGTCGCAGCCATCCTTGCAGTTGGCTACGTTTTCGTGTCAGGTTCCTCACTGGCCATCACGCCACGAGGTGGGGCGCTTGCTGGCATAGCTGGAATGTTCGCCGGAATTGGCTTCGTCTCGATGTACATCGGCCTCTCACGTGGCTCAACGACGGTCGTCTCGACTCTCGGTGCCATGTATTTTGTCGTCGCAGCGTTCATTGGGATGGCTGTGCTCGGAGACGAAATCACCACAACGAGAGTCGCAGGGCTCCTGCTCGCGGGCGTCGGTGTCGTCCTCGTAGCTCAATAA
- a CDS encoding DUF5787 family protein → MNAANEETSEFAFELGVCHWAERNWPPAHPASDDTAVLVARQLGTRGRRWDTIVLECDGDALRRRANFGPKRLDSNLLHVVRHAPESWAYYRDCLPHPGYPWRYVREAIHEADDRGILETRRNGNRIEIRRKWAYPDWVERIVAIENKPDLDASAARVLGSQLEYDVAMALADEVWVGTHKTGERVEPALLEGLPVEAGILTLEEASSDAEVAWHPRTLAVDEPGTRILERPNGGRRDGSAARFEYVSPEEKAAKRLEIAERAYERGWRSFADTMRPDCRYFELRTHDSIGLRPHCTAKGGCQTATECSGRCPEFEPEPPTWRTNGWPIDGGPGTRCRQVLEDRRRRRRPGLEP, encoded by the coding sequence GTGAACGCCGCGAACGAGGAGACGAGTGAGTTCGCGTTCGAACTCGGTGTCTGTCACTGGGCCGAGCGCAACTGGCCACCAGCACACCCAGCCAGTGACGACACGGCCGTTCTCGTCGCCCGTCAACTCGGCACCAGAGGAAGACGCTGGGACACGATCGTCCTCGAGTGCGACGGTGACGCGCTCCGACGGCGGGCGAACTTCGGCCCGAAGCGACTCGATAGTAACCTCTTGCACGTCGTTCGACACGCCCCCGAATCGTGGGCGTACTATCGAGACTGTCTCCCCCATCCCGGCTATCCGTGGCGCTACGTCCGCGAGGCGATCCACGAGGCCGACGATAGAGGTATCCTCGAGACCCGACGGAACGGCAATCGAATCGAGATTCGCCGCAAGTGGGCCTATCCCGACTGGGTCGAGCGAATCGTCGCGATCGAGAACAAGCCGGACCTCGACGCCAGCGCGGCCCGAGTGCTCGGCTCACAACTCGAGTACGACGTGGCGATGGCCCTGGCCGACGAGGTCTGGGTCGGAACCCACAAAACCGGTGAACGCGTCGAGCCGGCATTGCTGGAGGGGCTGCCCGTCGAAGCGGGCATCCTCACGCTCGAGGAAGCAAGTTCGGACGCCGAGGTGGCGTGGCATCCCAGGACGCTCGCCGTCGACGAACCCGGAACGCGAATCCTCGAGCGACCCAACGGTGGCCGCCGAGACGGCTCCGCGGCTCGATTCGAGTACGTGAGTCCCGAAGAGAAGGCTGCAAAACGACTCGAGATCGCCGAACGAGCGTACGAACGCGGCTGGCGATCGTTCGCCGACACGATGCGACCCGACTGCCGGTACTTCGAGTTGCGAACGCACGACAGTATCGGGCTCCGCCCGCACTGCACGGCGAAAGGGGGCTGTCAGACGGCAACCGAGTGCTCGGGTCGGTGCCCCGAGTTCGAGCCGGAGCCCCCGACCTGGCGAACCAACGGGTGGCCGATCGACGGCGGCCCAGGAACGCGTTGTCGGCAGGTGCTCGAAGATCGCCGCCGCCGACGACGGCCCGGGTTAGAGCCGTGA
- a CDS encoding DUF5797 family protein has product MTLSEEATERLADVVELQPTKNSELQDRWDMESGSEVHQFLENELGDYYFRDDNSLIRATAEANDLVDVEPGIESDPESDGAPSRIRVPELHAQIVSVLAGPDEESESVVSVLHALRDEYDVDPEAEDVRSSLQSLRRKGVVDVEYRTVPTFRLTVERDDLEVSVSE; this is encoded by the coding sequence ATGACGCTCTCGGAGGAGGCGACGGAACGGTTAGCAGACGTGGTGGAGCTCCAGCCGACGAAAAATTCCGAACTCCAGGACCGCTGGGACATGGAAAGTGGCAGCGAGGTGCACCAGTTCCTCGAGAACGAACTCGGGGACTACTACTTTCGCGACGACAACAGCCTGATACGCGCCACCGCCGAGGCGAACGATCTCGTCGACGTCGAACCCGGCATCGAGAGCGACCCGGAGAGCGACGGTGCGCCCTCGCGGATCCGCGTGCCGGAACTCCACGCCCAGATCGTCTCGGTGCTCGCCGGCCCTGACGAGGAATCCGAAAGCGTCGTCTCGGTTCTACACGCGCTTCGAGACGAGTACGACGTCGACCCCGAGGCCGAAGACGTTCGCTCGAGCCTCCAGAGCCTCCGTCGAAAAGGCGTCGTCGACGTCGAGTATCGCACCGTCCCTACGTTCCGGCTGACGGTCGAGCGCGACGACCTCGAGGTTAGCGTCTCCGAGTGA
- a CDS encoding amidohydrolase, which produces MSSDLISLRRDLHRRPEPAWREFYTTARIAAELESRVDLDELYVGSDAIASEHRLAVPDDLELAEWYEQARATGVDETTLESLEGGQTGLVAVLERGEGPTVGLRVDIDGLPRPESDDPAHVPAAEGFRSEHEGAMHACGHDAHAAIGVGVLEAIAESGEGLDESRSSSEQGSDVDFSGTLKVFFQPAEEVVGGGKSMAKSEHIRDVDALLAVHVGLDHPTGEIVAGIDGFLAVRHLEAEFTGESAHAGGHPEQGRNAVQAMAAAVQNLYGIPRHNDGRTRVNAGVVEGGSAANVIPEEARILAEVRGETTELMEYMDRKARHTIRNAAAMHECEVAFTTGAEAPSATSDQELVDIVADVAGRTAGVENVLERDELGGSEDATFLMRAVQENGGTACYVGVGTDHPGGHHTATFDVDEASIDHGVDVLSGAIERISRTQT; this is translated from the coding sequence ATGTCAAGCGATCTCATCTCGCTGCGCCGAGACCTCCACCGACGACCCGAACCCGCCTGGCGGGAGTTCTACACGACCGCTCGAATCGCCGCGGAACTCGAGTCGCGTGTCGATCTCGACGAACTCTACGTCGGTTCCGATGCGATCGCGAGCGAACACCGACTGGCCGTGCCCGATGACCTTGAACTCGCCGAGTGGTACGAACAAGCTCGAGCCACCGGTGTCGACGAGACGACCCTCGAGTCACTCGAGGGCGGCCAGACGGGCCTCGTCGCCGTCCTCGAGCGCGGCGAGGGGCCGACCGTCGGCCTGCGGGTCGACATCGACGGCCTCCCGCGACCGGAGAGCGACGACCCTGCCCACGTTCCCGCCGCAGAGGGCTTTCGCTCAGAACACGAGGGCGCGATGCACGCCTGTGGCCACGACGCCCACGCGGCGATCGGTGTCGGCGTGCTTGAAGCGATCGCAGAGAGCGGTGAGGGACTCGACGAGTCGCGATCCTCGTCGGAACAAGGTTCCGACGTAGATTTCTCGGGAACGCTGAAGGTGTTCTTCCAACCCGCCGAGGAGGTCGTCGGCGGCGGAAAGTCGATGGCGAAAAGCGAGCACATTCGGGACGTCGACGCGTTGCTCGCGGTTCACGTCGGACTCGACCACCCCACCGGTGAGATCGTCGCCGGAATCGACGGCTTCCTCGCCGTTCGCCACCTCGAGGCCGAGTTCACTGGCGAGTCCGCACACGCCGGTGGTCACCCCGAGCAAGGCCGAAACGCCGTTCAGGCGATGGCGGCGGCCGTCCAGAACCTCTACGGTATTCCGCGGCACAACGACGGCCGAACCCGGGTCAACGCGGGCGTCGTCGAAGGCGGCAGCGCGGCCAACGTCATCCCAGAAGAGGCGCGGATCCTCGCCGAAGTTCGGGGCGAGACGACCGAACTCATGGAGTACATGGATCGCAAGGCGCGTCACACGATCCGCAACGCCGCGGCGATGCACGAGTGTGAGGTCGCGTTCACGACGGGTGCCGAAGCCCCGAGTGCGACGAGCGATCAGGAACTCGTCGATATCGTCGCCGACGTCGCGGGACGAACGGCGGGCGTCGAGAACGTCCTCGAGCGCGACGAACTCGGCGGCAGCGAGGACGCGACGTTCCTGATGCGAGCCGTCCAGGAAAACGGCGGGACGGCCTGTTACGTCGGCGTCGGCACTGACCACCCCGGCGGCCACCACACCGCGACGTTCGACGTCGACGAGGCGAGTATCGACCACGGCGTCGACGTTCTCTCCGGTGCAATCGAGCGGATCAGTCGGACTCAAACCTGA
- a CDS encoding bis(5'-nucleosyl)-tetraphosphatase, giving the protein MAVEATSAGAILFRDTRGRREYLLLKSRPGDWEFPKGGVEGDEELQQTAIREIKEEAGIEQFRLLDGFREDYDYVFEANGTTIHKTVHLFIAKSFEASAELSNEHRDLQWRDYEQAVNTVTQDGPREILEEAHEFLDDELEE; this is encoded by the coding sequence ATGGCAGTCGAAGCTACGAGCGCAGGCGCAATCCTCTTCCGCGATACGCGGGGCCGGCGCGAGTATCTTCTACTCAAGAGCCGCCCAGGCGACTGGGAGTTTCCCAAGGGCGGTGTCGAAGGAGATGAAGAACTACAGCAGACGGCGATCCGCGAAATAAAGGAAGAGGCAGGTATCGAGCAGTTCCGGCTCCTCGATGGCTTTCGCGAAGACTACGACTACGTCTTCGAGGCGAACGGCACGACGATCCACAAGACCGTTCACCTCTTTATCGCGAAGTCATTCGAGGCCAGCGCGGAACTGTCGAACGAACACCGCGACCTACAGTGGCGCGATTACGAACAGGCAGTCAACACCGTCACCCAAGACGGTCCACGAGAGATCTTAGAGGAGGCCCACGAGTTTCTGGACGACGAACTCGAAGAGTAG
- a CDS encoding geranylgeranyl reductase family protein — protein sequence MSTQERSASAATSHSHAPDVVVVGAGTAGCYAAATVAREGYDVVVLERKTEEEAGHIACGDALKGADEFPDSIPKSKLEPAFTNTGVDHGRFEIPQEDTVLEIPIPGELAVIDRWEYGRRIIEGAADAGVDFHYDTVVQNVTQADDGRVTGVEAIRTGEPLTYDAEVVIDAAGSLSVLQDTVDFSTSTFDTNVNYSHFCSAYREVVHVKEPVEWDDALVFKPTDRAAGYLWYFPRTETEINAGLGFQMTEEPMKLVEDLKHDLENRAEFEGATVDDKLGAALPTRRPYDSAVHPGYMAVGDAAGHVNPTTGGGIAGAAYAGTYAAERAIEGLETGDVSEETFWEYNELVMDHFGARYAALDVYNILATAIDVDDLMGLLAAMPGDKLAEALYSGSTNISTKLKLESLIKSRGHWGTIWNLYQTKRCADDLLAHYENYPTSPEGLAGWQERRDELMEAVYEATGAEPKY from the coding sequence ATGAGTACTCAGGAGCGCTCGGCAAGCGCCGCTACGTCCCATTCCCACGCACCGGACGTGGTCGTCGTCGGTGCCGGGACTGCCGGATGTTACGCCGCAGCGACCGTCGCACGTGAGGGCTACGACGTCGTCGTTCTCGAGCGCAAAACCGAGGAAGAGGCAGGTCACATCGCCTGTGGCGACGCACTGAAAGGGGCGGACGAGTTTCCCGATTCGATTCCGAAATCGAAACTCGAGCCGGCGTTCACCAACACGGGCGTCGACCACGGTCGCTTCGAGATTCCACAAGAAGACACCGTCCTCGAGATTCCAATCCCTGGCGAGTTGGCCGTCATCGACCGCTGGGAGTACGGCCGCCGCATCATCGAGGGGGCCGCAGACGCCGGCGTCGACTTCCACTACGATACCGTCGTCCAGAACGTAACCCAGGCCGACGACGGGCGCGTAACGGGAGTCGAAGCGATCCGAACGGGTGAGCCACTCACCTACGACGCAGAGGTCGTCATCGACGCCGCGGGATCGCTGTCCGTCCTCCAGGACACCGTCGACTTCTCGACGTCCACGTTCGATACGAACGTCAACTACTCGCACTTCTGTTCGGCCTACCGGGAGGTCGTCCACGTGAAAGAACCGGTCGAGTGGGACGACGCACTGGTCTTCAAGCCGACCGACCGCGCCGCGGGCTACCTCTGGTACTTCCCGCGCACGGAGACCGAGATCAACGCCGGTCTCGGCTTCCAGATGACCGAAGAGCCGATGAAACTCGTCGAGGACCTCAAACACGACCTCGAGAACCGCGCGGAGTTCGAGGGCGCGACGGTCGACGACAAACTCGGCGCTGCCCTCCCGACCCGTCGGCCCTACGACTCGGCCGTCCACCCCGGCTACATGGCCGTCGGCGACGCTGCCGGACACGTCAACCCCACCACCGGCGGCGGCATCGCCGGGGCCGCCTACGCTGGCACGTACGCCGCCGAACGAGCCATCGAAGGCCTCGAGACGGGCGATGTCAGCGAGGAGACCTTCTGGGAGTACAACGAACTCGTCATGGACCACTTCGGCGCGCGCTACGCCGCCCTCGACGTCTACAACATCCTCGCGACGGCCATCGATGTCGACGACCTCATGGGCTTACTCGCCGCCATGCCCGGCGACAAACTCGCCGAGGCACTCTACTCGGGAAGTACGAACATCAGCACGAAGCTCAAACTCGAGTCCCTGATCAAGAGCCGCGGCCACTGGGGCACCATCTGGAACCTCTACCAGACCAAACGCTGTGCCGACGACCTGCTGGCACACTACGAGAACTACCCGACCAGCCCCGAGGGGCTCGCGGGCTGGCAGGAGCGTCGCGACGAACTCATGGAAGCGGTCTACGAGGCGACCGGGGCGGAGCCGAAGTACTAA
- a CDS encoding M48 family metallopeptidase encodes MTLAFAALLASVLVLLAVELLTIWLVVGMVHFGAVYVSYVVLSPVPLAAFAVGYVAFVGALWFAYYEYRLVREPDRDANRAAVVDAMRANIRTIRERYGLVGYAFVVGVLGASFGTSLLLGERFGETAYYAFVPLFVALTVVWHQFSTTLRTERRNEAAVLRSLEDSIRRSDDEQRHPELHDLRRRVERLARQADVPVPSLEVAVRRTPIALTVGYRPESSTVVVSKGLVETLNEQELEAVLAHEIAHIANRDAAVASVMAIPVATAERIEQAQGGHAGAIALVLRGFSRWWLRIVTRYREYAADDGAVAITGNPAALASSLEELDRSVARRPVADLRNHRTAAAFSIVPSPWEERRFFDRVYRFVDRRLFGTHPPTDERIERLRAYSAESETGSAQS; translated from the coding sequence ATGACGCTCGCGTTCGCCGCGCTACTCGCTTCGGTGCTCGTCTTGCTCGCAGTCGAATTGTTGACGATCTGGTTGGTAGTGGGGATGGTCCACTTCGGGGCCGTCTACGTGAGCTACGTCGTGCTCTCGCCGGTTCCGCTGGCGGCATTCGCCGTCGGCTACGTCGCGTTTGTCGGTGCGCTCTGGTTCGCTTACTACGAATACCGGTTGGTTCGAGAGCCGGACCGAGACGCCAACCGAGCGGCGGTCGTCGACGCGATGCGCGCGAACATACGAACGATTCGCGAGCGCTACGGACTCGTGGGATACGCCTTCGTCGTCGGCGTCCTGGGTGCCAGTTTCGGGACGAGTCTGTTGCTCGGTGAACGATTCGGTGAAACTGCGTACTACGCGTTCGTACCACTGTTCGTGGCCCTCACGGTCGTCTGGCACCAATTTTCCACGACCCTTCGTACGGAACGACGCAACGAGGCGGCCGTCCTCCGGTCGCTCGAGGACTCGATACGTCGGTCGGACGACGAGCAGCGCCACCCCGAACTCCACGACCTCCGTCGACGCGTCGAGCGACTGGCCCGGCAAGCCGACGTGCCGGTTCCGTCGCTCGAGGTTGCCGTTCGGCGAACACCCATTGCCCTCACCGTCGGTTACCGGCCCGAGTCCTCCACCGTCGTCGTCTCGAAGGGCCTCGTAGAGACGCTCAATGAGCAGGAACTCGAGGCCGTGCTGGCCCACGAAATCGCGCATATCGCGAATCGCGACGCCGCCGTCGCGTCGGTAATGGCGATTCCGGTCGCGACCGCTGAGCGAATCGAGCAGGCTCAGGGTGGCCACGCCGGCGCGATCGCTCTCGTCCTGCGCGGATTCTCCCGCTGGTGGCTCCGGATCGTCACCCGATACCGAGAGTACGCGGCCGACGACGGTGCCGTCGCGATCACCGGCAATCCGGCCGCCTTAGCCAGTTCACTCGAGGAACTCGATCGATCGGTTGCCCGGCGACCCGTGGCCGACCTCAGAAACCACCGTACCGCGGCTGCGTTCTCTATCGTCCCCTCGCCGTGGGAAGAACGCCGCTTCTTCGATCGGGTCTATCGGTTCGTCGACCGACGACTGTTCGGAACCCACCCGCCGACCGACGAGCGGATCGAACGACTCCGCGCTTACTCAGCCGAGTCGGAGACTGGCTCTGCCCAGTCATAG